Genomic segment of Mucilaginibacter sabulilitoris:
CCAAGAATTGTGGCTACAATCAGAAAAGGCAAAAAGGCGTTTTGTACCACCTTCGACAGGTCCAGGATCTGCTTAGTGATCCAGGGCAGCTCGCCGCCAAAACGGGTGAATACATCACTGAACATGGGGACCACGAATTTCAGCATAAAGAATACCGCACCAACGGAGGTGCTCAGCACGATGCAGGGATAGGTCAACGCGGAAACTACCTTGCGCCGCTGCTGGATCTTGTTCTGGTAAAAGCGGGCGAGGTCTTCCAGCACCTCGGTCAGCTGGGCGGTTTCCTCGCCGATCTCCAGGCTGAAGACCTCGTACAGGGAGAATTTTTCACTTTGGCGGAGCGCCTCGGACAACGGGATGCCCTTCAGCACCCTGTCCTGAATGGCTTGGAACAGCTGCCTGTCCTTTTCGGTTTCCTGCCCGCTGGTGATCAGCTCGATGCTGTTTTTTAGGTCGATACCGGCCCGGAGCAGGGAACTCAGTTCGAGGTATAGGTATTCCTTTTTTTTATCGCTCAGCTCCCTGCTCCCAAAACTGATGTCCCTGCTCATCAGGTTTTGGAAACTGTTCGAAGCAGCTTTGGGCGAAGCGGGAACGGTCTTTTTGCGTTCGTACCGGCTGAGGTCAATGGATGGCATCTGTACTGGATTGAAAAAGGTTTTCGGAACTGTATAATTTATGGTAATGATACGGAATTTTTGTCTTTTGCAGCCAAATGATAAGCCGCAGGTCATCTACACGGCTGCCCGTATCTGTTGCGCTACTATCCACCCGCTCCTCAAAACCCGTAACCGGGGATTCCGAGCGTACATAAAAGGTGTCTGTAAGCCTTTTGGTGCGGGTAATGTAATCCTGGCGGAACTCATAATCCGTCACGACGCTGTCCGTCCGGAAGATCAGGTGCTGATCTGTGCGGGTGATCAGCCTGGCCTGCACAAAATCCTTTTTCAGCAGTCTGTCCAGTTGCAATACCGTCTGCATGTCTTTGCTTTTAGCCGAAAAGGACAGGTAAGACCGGCTGATGATCAGGTAAGCGGAATAGCTAAAGCCGATCAGGATGGCCACCACGATCATGACGATGATCGTTTCCATGATCGTAAAGGAGCGAAGTTTAGCGGTCCTTATTTTCATTGCTGATGATTTGTTGTACTGCTGCTAACTGCTTCCCGCTTTCATCGTAAGCGGTCAGCTTGATTTGACTCAGCCCGGGGCCCCGCCCGAACGGGGTGATCTTTTGTTCGATCCGGAGGTCTTCCACCCGGATAGAGCGGTCGCTATTACCCGGGTCTTTTGCTGCCTGCAGCAACAGGTCCTGCAGTACAGCCTGCGCCCGGACCTTCCTTACGGAAAGGGAAAGACGGGTAACATTAGTGAAAATCATCATCGCTATGCCGAATACGAGCACGATGATGACCATCGCAATGACCGATTCCATCAGGCTCGAGCCGGATAGCCTGCCACAGAGTTTTATTTTTATTCCAGCCATTGCAGTATGCGTTGCGGGCCGCCTGCCGATGGGCTCAGCGGGCTGCTCAGGTAATAAGGAGAAAGCGCCTTTGCATCCATACGGACATTGATCAGGTAATTCTCGTATGCCGTAAAACCGTTCTGGTACAGAAACCGGGAGGTCATCGTACCGCCAAGGATGCTTACCCCTTCCTTCAGGGAAAGGATGCCTTGGGAATAAACCTGGCCGGAAATCAGGACGTGTTTTGACAAACTGATCACCGCAGGCAATTTAGATTGCTGTTTCTCATAAGTAAAGACCAGTCCTTCGCAGCTGCTGTTCTCCCCAAGACTTAGCTTTTCGGGTAAGCCGATGGCTGACGAGCTATCGCGGAAGATCCCCAGGCAGGAGGGATAGCTGAAATGACAATCCTGACCAACGCTGAGCGAATCCGTGGCATACAGCTGGCAGTTGCCTCGAAAGCCACTTTTCACGCTGATAGCCCTGGCTACCACGATCACATTACGCAGTGATGCCGTGTTGTCGATAGTTACGGTTGTATCCGAATAAAGGATGATGTTACCGCTGAGGCGAGTATTTTGCAGCATGACAGCCTCCTTGTCCAATCGAATTACCCATGTTGGGGATTTGAATGACCGGGTGGTCTCCGCCTGGCGCGACAAACCCTGGGTTGCGGTTAAAGGCTGCCGGAAAAGACGTGCGATCAGTTCCAGCCGCTCGCCGGATAGTTGTGGCAACTGTCTTTCGCTATCGCGGATATGTCCTTTGACGAGCTGCTCATCGCCGTTATAGGACTGGTTATCCACGTAAGCCGTTTTGACCCCGGCTTTGGGCAGCCGCGCGTCGCCGACCAGGCTGGTTTTGCCGCTGAGGGAAAGGGGGCGGTCTTCGTCGATCAGGTAGACTACCGGCCAGCTGGCCGAATCCACCGTGCTGGCGATACTAAACATGCGCAACATTGTGTCCCGGTGATCAAAGGTTTTAACCATACCGATATCAAATGCACCCCAAGGATATTTTTGGAGCATGGCCGAGTCCGAACCGTTCCCGAACAAGGACAGGCGCTGCGGTAGCTGGTAGCTGGTATCCTGGTTGTTGAGCAGGATATGGATACCCGAATCCATGTTGTTCTGCAACCGGTCATGGCGGAATTTAAGCTGGTACTGTGCCTGGTAAAAATAAGCTGCGGCGATCAGCGCCGAACAGGTGATGCCGATGACAAGTGCGATAATGATCACGATATATAATGCGGAGGCTTTGAGCATATCGGTATATCAGGGCGCCGGTTTGGCGGCAGGTGCTTTGCCCTTTTTGAAGATATGGATCCGCTTTAGAAAATTTCCTTTTTTTGCAGGTATAAGCTTTCCGGCTTTGTAGCGCAGGGTTTTAACCGAATCCGTACCCATGTTGTAAGTAATGGAACCATCCTGCAGGTTATGCCTATAATATCCCGAAGTGGTGATTTTTCCATTCGCACCGTACAATTGGAATGGGCCGGTTTGTTCGCCCTGCTTCCAGGTGACCAGGCGCTTCATACTACCGGTTTCATGCCATTCTTTCCATTGGCCGTCCTTCAGGCCTTCCGCAAATGTCCCCTGGGTCCGCAGGTTCTTGTCCAGGTAATATTCCTCGTAGTTGCCATGAAGGAGGCGCCCGCTGTAGCCCCCTTGTGTCTGGCGGATGCCGCCGCTGCCGTACCAATAGTACAGGCGGTCAGGCCGTGCTTTGAACGTGGCGGATATCGTCAGGATACCGGCGCGAATCATCCGGTCCGTGTCATTGATGCGTACCTGGCTCGTACCATAATCGGGGATTTTCTGCGCCCGCAGCAGGAAAGGGTAAAACAGGAACAGGGCGAGGACCAGGTATTTCATAGCGCGGTTGGGTTAATCGGTATAAATTTATGATGTCCCTGGTAATTGACGCTGACGGAATCACGCAGGTTGCGGAGCAGTTTTACCGCTCCCGAGCTTTCACCTTCAGCGAGCATGACCGGCTTTCCGTTCACCATCAGGATGGCGATCAGTTTTTTGGATCCCGGGTTACGGATATAACCGCGATAGCTGATCCCGTCCCAGTTGATTACCGGCCGGGTTGGTTGCGGGAGGCTGACCGGGTGCACCAGTTTTTTTACCGGTATCTCGGTGGTATCTCTTAGTTTTATCTGTCCGAACGGGTCACGGTACCCGGTGTGGAGATGCGCCGTGTCCCTTGCAAGGGTATGGTCGTCATAGACTTCGCGGGGCCTTGTTGCCGGTATGGGCGGCTCGCCGTCGTCACTGGCGGCAGCAGCAAGCCGGTAGATGATCGCCCCCCAGATGATCACGACCAGCAGCCCCAGTAGATAATTGATCTTTTTTCCTTTCATTACATTATTGCAGGGTGAAACTCCGGATCGCACTGGCCTTGCCTTCATTTC
This window contains:
- a CDS encoding type II secretion system F family protein, with the translated sequence MPSIDLSRYERKKTVPASPKAASNSFQNLMSRDISFGSRELSDKKKEYLYLELSSLLRAGIDLKNSIELITSGQETEKDRQLFQAIQDRVLKGIPLSEALRQSEKFSLYEVFSLEIGEETAQLTEVLEDLARFYQNKIQQRRKVVSALTYPCIVLSTSVGAVFFMLKFVVPMFSDVFTRFGGELPWITKQILDLSKVVQNAFLPFLIVATILGGLLWYFRNSARFRKTTAEVILRIPVVGNLVKKVYLARFCNSMRLLLSAHIPLLRAIMLSRKMIGYYPIESSLGQVENDILKGRSLHESLRDFKIYPAKLIMQLKIAEEGNKLDVFFGRLSEQYLKEVEYQTTTLNSVMQPVFTLLLGLIVGIIMVAMYLPMFQMSNTFQ
- a CDS encoding PulJ/GspJ family protein — encoded protein: MKIRTAKLRSFTIMETIIVMIVVAILIGFSYSAYLIISRSYLSFSAKSKDMQTVLQLDRLLKKDFVQARLITRTDQHLIFRTDSVVTDYEFRQDYITRTKRLTDTFYVRSESPVTGFEERVDSSATDTGSRVDDLRLIIWLQKTKIPYHYHKLYSSENLFQSSTDAIH
- a CDS encoding toxin-antitoxin system YwqK family antitoxin, with protein sequence MKYLVLALFLFYPFLLRAQKIPDYGTSQVRINDTDRMIRAGILTISATFKARPDRLYYWYGSGGIRQTQGGYSGRLLHGNYEEYYLDKNLRTQGTFAEGLKDGQWKEWHETGSMKRLVTWKQGEQTGPFQLYGANGKITTSGYYRHNLQDGSITYNMGTDSVKTLRYKAGKLIPAKKGNFLKRIHIFKKGKAPAAKPAP